One Thiocapsa sp. genomic window, CAAGCGCGAATTCAGGGCAGTCGGTGCAAGAATATCACTGTAGGCAGGGTTATTGCGAAAGCGCGTGCATAGGGTATCACCCTCAGTCATTGGGTAGGCTCTCTTGATCCAATCAAAAATGCTATACAGCCGGATACCGAAAGCGGCGCCGATGGCGATACGTTCGCGATCGAGCGCGAGCAAGCACTCCGCCAAACACGGCGTCATATCCCGATACAGGTAGAAGCCGTCGCCGCGCTCGATCGCGGCGGCGTTGAACAAAACGATCGCCGGATGGAAGATGGCGCCGATGTTCTCCAAACCCGTGTGCAACACCGTGGGAGCGGCCTGGAAGCAGTCGAACAAGGGGCTCACGCGTCGCAGCACCAACTCGATATCCGCCGCAGGATAGGCCGCAACCGGGACCAATGCCTTGGTCCCGATGAGGTTGACGCAGGCCGCTTCCGCACGACAGGCATAAACCAGGCTTTGCGCCTCCGCAACCAGGATTCCCCGCGCGCAAGGCAGACGCGCAATGGTCGCGCGAACGACGATCGCACCGCCGGTGCGACCCGGACAAAGCAAGATACATTGACCCGCTTCAAGCAGCGGGGCGAGCCGTGTGGCGATGGATTCATGCGCATCGGCGGTGGTCACCACCAGGATCAAGGCTGCGCCCCGAACCGCCTCGGCGAGGTCCGTTGTACACTGCGGCAACGGCACATCCGCAGCGAGACATCCGCGCAATCGGATGTGCCCTGCGTCGCGCAGCGTCTGCAACCGCTCAGCATCCCGGTTCCATAGGCGTACGCCGAACCCGCGCCGGGCCAGCGACCCGGCGAGCGCGAGCCCGCCACTGCCCGCCCCCAACACCGCGATCTCACTGTCTCTGTCAGCCGCCGCGTGGGTCATGCCGCGCGGGAACCACGCATTCCGGTGACCGGATGACGAAGGCGGATATCGATGCCCTGATCGTCGAGGACGCGGAGCTCCTGCTCGGCCCTGGTCAGCTTCTCGACGAGAGCGGCCTGGGTCTGCGCCGAGCACAGATAGGACAGGGGTCGGTCACGGCTCGCGGTATGACCGGCGATCTGCGCGCCCGGCAATTTGTACAGGAACGCCTCGTCGATGACGCCGTCCGCCTGCAGTTCAGCCAGTCCATCGATCTCGAGGTAGCTACCGGGATGGCAGTAGACGTAGGTCATCGCGGCAAATGCGGGCCCCGGTGCGAACTGCAAGGGCCCGCGCCAGGTGCCGAAGCTCACATCCACATAGGCCTGCAGGAGATCAAACCCGGTTACCCGCTCAACAAACGCATACTTACCGCCGCCGGCGATCCTGACACCAAACTCCAGCACGCTCAGACCCTGCGCGGATTGAATCAGTTGTACGAGCAGCGGCCCGACACCGATTCCAAAACCGTCGACGATCGCCTGCACGATCTTCTGAACTTCGGCGATCAGCGAGTCGGAGTCGAGCGCGGGATGCCAGCTGCGCACGATCGGGAACTGGCGCAGCTCTGGTAGTTTCTCGGATTCCGTGATCATAAGAACCTGCGCAATGCCCTGATCGACAAAGGCGTCGATCGATAGCTCCCGACCCTCGACGAACGCCTCGACCAACGCCTGCCCGGTGCGGCTCCACTCCCGCGCCCGCCCGAGCGCGGAACGCAGCTCCTCCTCGTTGTCGACGCGTTCGACCCCCAGTGAACCCGCACAATCACAGGGCTTCACCACCGCGGGAAAGACCACGGTCGGGAGCGCTGCGCCCGCCTGCGTGTGCCAGACCATGGGCGCCGCTGTTGGAATACCCAGATCCCTCAACCTACGTTTCATCTCGCCCTTGTGGGTGACCAGATCGACGATGTCGGGACTCACTGGAAACCCAAGCCCCAGCACGGCGGAAACCCTTGCACCGGTGACCAGCGCCGGATCGGTTCCGGAGGTGAGGACCTTACCGACGCGCTCGACCTTCGCCAGGTCGAGGATCGCGCCTTCGTCCAGGGTACTGACGCAAAAATGCCTCGCTCCCGTTTCGACCGCGGGGGGGCGCTCGTAGTAGTCGGCAAAGATCACCTCATGCCCCGTCGCCTGTAGTTTCCTGATCAGCGCGGCTTGATCGGGTCCGCCACCCAAGACGAGTATTTTCATGGTATCCAATGCTGTCTCTCACGGCAGCGTCGAGAAAACGCTGCAAGCGGCAAACATGGCAGGCGAAAAGTCGGCGTCCGCCGGAAGCCTGCCACAGCCGCATCGTGAAGTGTGATGGTGAACGCCCTACCGGAACCTCATCGCACGGCGATCAAGGTGGGATAGGTCAGATGGAAGATCAGTGGGTTGCCAGCGAAATACGGTTCCACCGTTCGCATCAGCTCCGCGAGCAGCGCCGGGCGAGGGTCGGCGGCGGAATCGACATCCAGGGGCGCATTCAATGCACCTATTGTGTTCACCCAGCCGATGAACGTCTCGAACGTCCAACTCTTTTCGACATGAAATGCCAGTTCCTCGACATAACGAAAGCCTGCATTAGCGCGAAACGTCTTGGTCGCTTCCGGCCAGGCCCAAGATCGAAGCGCGCTTGAATGTGACACTGTGAAGCGGTTGACCTCGCTCTGAAACGCTTGATAGGCGCGGCTGACCACCCAGGCATCAATGGCATGGGGATAACGATGCCAAAAAGCACAAAGAACACCGCCGACTCGCAAGATCCGCAACACCTCCGCAGGAAAAAACTCCGGGTTCATCCAATGCAGCGCACTTGAACAGGAGACGATGTCGACACAAGCATCAGCCAATCCCGTCGAGTGCCCAAGTCCTTGTTGAAAGTGAACATTTGGCAAAGATGTCCGCTTTACCGCTTCGGCACGCATCGCGTCCGATGGCTCGATACCAATCACGTCGTCCGCGACTGGAGCCCAACACCGAGTGCTCAAACCGGTGCCGGCCCCCACATCGACGACCAAGCGTGGTCGCTCACGAGTGATACGCAGCGCGGTCTCCACGATCGATTGCGGTGTCGGTACGCGATAGCGATCGTAGCGGTCTGGGGACCACCGTACCGCGTCGCGCCCGGCTTCGAAACGCCGGTGGATTGCGTTAGTCATACGCGGCCCTGCCGTAGACGCAACATTAGAAGAACGATTGACAAATTAGCCATGTTTCGACGTCGACCCGATTTCCTCGTCTTCATGCTCAGAGCATTGATCGCTGATCGGCGCACGATATCCCATCAACGCGATCTCGTTGGCGAAAATCGACCTAATGGTCTCTATGTGCTCTTCATTCATTAACTCAGTTGTGTTTTGCATTACTGGTCGGTAACTGGACTTCGCTCGGAATCGATCAAGACTTTCGAACGGGACCCCCAGAAAACGAAACACGTCAGTCAAATCCGAATTCAACGTCTCGTAGCGGCAGACTCGGTCAACCAAAATCTCGTCCGTCCAGGGATCGGCATATCGCGGAAAATTGTATGGGGCCTCAGACCCCCAGCAGCGGGTTGTCCACGGCTCACGAAGCCGCCCTTCAAAATAACGAAGCCAACTCCCGAAAGAAAGTGCAGATTGATACTTCTTTTCGTAGATTCCCTTACTATGAAAATACCTTGATACACATTTATCCCAGGGGTTACGTTCGATCGTGAATTTATAATAATTGTCCCAAATCTTCCGCGGCACACGCGCACGAATCTGCCAGGCCGGAATATTCTCGAAGAAGCAATCCGCATGGACGAGATCGAGCAAGGTCCGACTAATCCCGACGTGCCAAAGATGTCGATTGGCAGTGATTCTCTTTCGTAGCTCTCTCGTCGGGTTAAATCGGCCTCTATAGCCCCGCGCTTGGTGTGTTGGTTCTTCTTCCCAAAACGGCGTCAGCGTATCGTTCGCCCCCAGGACTGTCGATAAATAAAGCTCCAAACTGGTCCCAGCAACTTTAGCCGTTTTTATAAAAATAAAACGGAACTCATGGGAGATTACCATCGCGAAAACCGACCGTGATCAATTGAGACTCGTATGGGGGGAAAAGAACCCGAACCGATGAACTTATTCGTAAAGCCCCACCCATCTCTGAATCCGCGCAAAACAACAGGCACACAAGAAATGCAATCACACATTGACGAACACTTCAGCCAATGGCTTTCCGCACGGATTCCTATTGTGAAACCGAGGTCGTCTGTTCTGCGTCGCCCAGCGGAGGATCGGATACGAGGACAAGTAAATCACTCGCGCCGCAATCTGCTCGGAGACCGGGAGGCTGCCCAGGCTAACGGGGATCGGTGGGTCAAGATTGCGCCGGCAACACACAGTGCGATGGGGAAGCCCCACTTATTGCTCGTCGCGACATGGGCAGCGGCGTTTGCACTATGCGTGACGACCCGAAAAATCATTCCACCGCACCTCTCAACAAACGACTCATCATGGACTTAGAACATCAATGATGCGCGCCTGATCAGCGTCACCCAGCCCCGGGTAGATCGGCAGACAGATAACGCGCGCTGCCGCATCGGCGGCGACCTGTAGATCGCTCGCCATGGCTGACGGGAGTCCGCGATACATCGGAAAGTCCGAGATCAGCGGGTAGAAGTAGCGCCGGCCATGGATGCCATTAGCCTTGAGCTTGTCATAGAGCGCGTCGCGGCTCAGCGGGTAGTCGTCGCCGCACAGGATCGGGAAATAGGCATGATTGGCAACACGCTGTCCGGCGCTAGGCACCCAACTGAGCCCAGGGATGGCATCGATGGCCTCGCGGTAGCGACTGGCGATCTCGGCGCGGCGGACGAGCGCCGAATCGATATGCTGAAGCTGCAGCAGACCGAGGGCGGCCTGCATCTCATTCATCTTGCCGTTGATGCCAGCGGCGACGACGGTGGTCTCGCCGACGAAACCGAAGTTCTTCAGATGGTCGATATGCTGCTTACTCTTGGCGTCCGGGCAGATGATGGCCCCGCCTTCGAAGGTGTTGAAGACTTTGGTGGCGTGGAAGCTGAGCACCGAGAGGTCGCCATGGTTAAGGACGCTGCCGCAATGACATTGGACACCGAAGGCGTGGGCGGCGTCGTAGATGACCTTGAGGTTGTAATTGTCGGCGATGGTCTGGATGGCCTCGACATCGCAGGGGTTACCGTAGCAGTGAACCGCCAGGATGGCGGTAGTCTGCGGGGTGATGGCCGCCTCGATCTTGGTCGGATCCAGGTTTAGGGTCTGCGGATCGATGTCGACGAAGACTGGGGTGATGTTGTTCCAGAGCAGTGAATGCGCCGTGGCGACGAACGAGTACGGTGTGGTGATAACCTCGCCGGAGATACGCAGGGCCTTGAGCGCGGTGACTAAGGCTAAGGTCCCATTCGCGAACAGGGCCAGATGCTCCACCCCAAGCCAATCGCACAGCGCCTGTTCGAACTGGCGATGAAAGGGCCCGTTGTTGGTGAGGATCTTGTTTTTCCAGATTTGTTCCAGATACGGGATGAACTCCTCTAGAGGAGGGAGGTGGGGTTGGGTGACATAAACGTTAGTGGTTTTGCAGGCATCATTGGATGCGTCCGAGGATAGCGGTTTCATTATTCCGGTTCCTTTACATCTACAAAGCCTTTCAGGAAGAAAGGAACCCAGTGTTTACTATTCAATCCCCTGACTTTGAACTTGACCCAATGCCTGTATTCTGCGAGTCGAGACGGCATGCCATTAATGCCGATTGTCTCAGGACTCGAATCGCTGACCAAAATGGTAATAAAATACTCACCGTCTGTAAGCTGACACTCGGGAATTCTGATGGCCAAGTTCAGAGCCCCCCCCTTATTGATCAATCGCACGCCATTGTGCGTCGTTGAGAAAGCTGCCACAGACCTCATGTCCTTGTCTGCAATACTAAATGCAATACTGAATTCACGACAGGGTTCGTTGACCGTCAGATTCAGATCGAGAACGAGATCATCCAGGTGATGAATCGCTACAACCTCGTTATCGTCGCTGCTCCGGCAGTGAGTAGAGCGCACATGAGCGGAGTCGATCACAGCCCCTTCGCAATAGGCGGCTTCCGGCTTTTCCCCTTCGAACATGTCCATATAACGCTCGATACCATGTGAGATGCTGTCGCCGTGATAAGCAACTGCCCCCTGATTGAGCAGCATTACACTCGTCGAAGCCCTGGCGACTAATGGCATCGCGTGACTTACGAAAATCACTGCTGATTTTTGGATCAGCTCCTTCATTTTGTTGTAAGACTTCACCCGGAATCCAGCATCGCCGACCGCCAGAACCTCATCTAGAAAAAGAACGTCTGGGTCAATATGCGTCGCCACTGCAAAGCCGAGTCGGACTTTCATGCCTGAACTGTATTTCCCGAACGGAGTGTTGATGAACTCCTCGATGCCTGAGAAGCTTATAATTTCGTCGATTTTTGCATTCATTTCGGCTCGACTCAAGCCGTAGATGGCTCCTCCAATATAAATGTTTTCGCGTCCGCTCAGTAACGGATTGAACCCTCCACCAAGCTCGATAAGTGATCCAATGCGCCCTCGCAATGTTACTTGTCCTTCGTCGGGCTTGATCAGGCCAGTGAGAATTTTTAGTAATGTGCTCTTACCGGCGCCATTTTTTCCTATCATCCCAAGGCACTCACCACGCCCGACTTGGAAGCTAACATCTCGAATTGCCCAGAACTCATCAGCGCGTAACTCACCCTTTCCGCCATGCCGCCGACCTCGAATCTCGTTTCCAAGATCCTGCACCCCATACCAAAGGGACTTTTTCAAGCTCCGACAGAACTTCTTGGAAACACCTTCGACTTTGATCAGAGTATCGGACATGGCAATTTAAAACTCAATTACGACCGCGCTTTCGCATCGCGTCGTGGAAATCTTGGAGCCGCTGGACTTCGATCGAGAAGTCCTTCGGCGTTGGTAAAGGCGCGTTGATGGCCATCGCCTGAGAGTGGCCGGCGAGCCAAGTCGAGCAGATGGTCATGCCGGCGTCGATGGTGGCGAGATCGACTCGCTGATGTCATGCACCGTCTTCAGGCGTTGGGTCTGGATGCGGTGGTCGAACCGCATCACGGTCTGATTGAAGAGGAGCTCCTCAACCGCGCGCTCCCATGCCTCGCGCAGCAGGCCGTAGCCCAGCGGGAGTTCGCGCGCGTAGGCATCGAACCGGGCGTTGCGGTCTTGCGCGGTGATGGTCTGCTGGTGCGTCTTGAGCACGCCCAACAGCGCCTTGATCGACATCGCCTTGGTCGGCGGGTGTTCGGCGCAGTGGCCGGCGGCGGCGCTGCTACGGCGGATCTCACGGGTCGTGATGTCGACACCGCACGCCTTGGCCTCGGCACCGAGCATGTGCAGGAAGACCAGATCGTGGGTGAAGACGATGACCTGCCGATCCGCGGCGCAGTGCGCCAGGCGTCCGGCCACGGCTTGGCGCCGGTCATGATCGAGCGACGAGACCGGGTCGTCCAGCACGATGGCCGAGTGGTCGTCGCGGGTGCCCAGTTCGGCCAGGAAGGCCGCCAACGCAACGGCGCGGCGCTCCCCTTCGCTCAGAACCTGCACGGGGGTGGCGGTTCGTCCCGCCCAGTCGGCGGTTTCGAGCACGACGCGCTGGTCGGTGGTGCCCTTTTCGTTGCGGCTCGGGCTGTAGCTCACGCGCTCGGGCAGACGCAGGGCTCGGGCTTCCGCCGCAAAGCCTTGCAGGAGCTGGTCGGTGACGTAGGTCTTGGTCAATTCGCCCGCTTTGCGGGAAATGGCCGTGGTCGTGCAGGTCTGCAGGGCGAGCTTGTGCGCGGCTTGGTCGGCGAGGCGGGCGATCTCGGCTGCAATCTGACCGCGTGCCGCGAGCAGGGTCTTGCGTGCTGCAAGCTCGCGCTGGCGGGTGGTCTGTGCGGCGCGGGTTGCCGGCTGCGCCGATTGTTCGGCGACTTGCGCTTCGTGCTGCGTTGCGTCCGCCAGTTGCCTGAGCCATGCCGGCCAGGCCGGCGCGAGGGGCTCGGGCAGGGTCCAGGCGGGTTGCTCCAAGGACAGGCCTGCGATGACCTGTTGCAGGCGGGCGGCCTGATCGAGCAAGGCCGCGAGATGGGACCCGCCGTCGGGATGTTGCCCGGCGACTTCGCCGACAAGGGCGGGGTCTCCCGACTCGCGGGTGGGCAAGACGCGGATCGCCTGGAGGCGCAAGCGCAAGGCGCTTGCCTTCTCCTCGCGCTGCTTGGCGACATCGGCGTGAACGAATTGGTGGAAGCGGGTCAGACGGTCGCGCGCATCCGCTGACAGGGGTTGATTGCAGAGGACGCAGTGGCCGGGCGGCTCGGCGGATGGGAAGTGTCCATCCGGGGTGGCGCCGGCGGCCGCGTAGGCGCGGGCCGCGTTCCAGAGGGTGCGCCACGCCGCTCCGCCCACGCCGGGCAGATCGGTATCGGTGAAGGTTTGGCCGACGAGCATCTGCTCTGCGGCGAGCGCGGCCTCATACGCTTGGCGTTGGGCGTGGAGCTGTTGGAGCGCGGCGGCGCCGAGGCTCTCTTCGAGTGTTTCGATCCGTGTGGCGAGGGCGCGCAGACGTTGCGCACGCTGGCGGTGTTGTATGGCTAAGGCGGCGGGGTCCGGCGCGGCGAGCAGGGTCTCGAGCCCTTGCAGCTCTGCGGTCTCTTGGCTGGTGAGTGCCAATGCGTCGATCCGGCCGATGGGCGTGGTCGGGTCGAGCCCCATGAGACAGCGCGCGGCGGCCGTGTCCGCCGGCAGCTCCGGAAGCGGTTGCGGCGTGGCGACAGCGGCGAGCGCGCGCTGGTGGTGGTCGCGCACGGCATCGACGACGCCGGTCAGGCGCATGAAGAGGTCGAGCCCGCCGGGCATCCAGAAGATGCCGTTGTCTTTTTCGACGAATTCGCTGGCGGCCCGGGTATCGAAGACGGCCACGCGGCCGAGGTCTTCGGCGCCGGCGGGGCTGTTGGCGGCGCTCCAGAGGGCCTGGCGGTCGACGTTGTCGACGCGGTAGTGGATGGTCGCAGTCGGGGTGTTCGGGCTGGCGTGATAGACGTTGGGCAAGATACCCGATGACTGGCCGCGCGCGTGACAGGCTTGACGCAGCAGCCGGCTGCAGCCGGATTTACCGGCGCCGTTGTCGCCATAGATGGCGGTGATGCCCGCGAGGCCGAAGCTGAGTGTCTGACCGTTCGCGATGGCGTTGACCGATTGGGTGTCGCTGACGGCGCTCAGCGCGACGCTCGGACCGGTGCCGGCGCTCGCGGGGACATGGCTGGCGTTCAGGGGGATGGTTGTTACCTTGGATGCGCGTCCATTGGCGCCGTCGTGGCAGAGGGCGGCGAGCTCATCGATGTCCTTCTGCGTGGGCGCGGATGCATCGGCTGCCAACCGGCGCAAGGCGTCTTGCTGCCATAGCGGCAGGGTCATGGACCAGTCGAGAATTTCGGCGTAGAGGCTCATGCACTCAGGCACTCATGCGCTCGATGAGGATCGGCATCGCGAGGCGGTAGATGATCCCGGTCTCGCCGACTTTGACGCTGCCGGTGCCGCTGAGGAAGACCCAGGTCAGGGTGTTGGCCAGCGGCGGCGATGCCGGCGGAACGGCGTCGCGCGGATGCCGTCGCGGTCGTCATGGCCGGGCCGTCAGCCGCGCCCGCGGCGGGGCCGAGGGGACCGGGCGGGTTGCCTCGTGGATCAGGTCTTGGAAGTGGCATCGTTGGTTTGTCCGTGCGACGCCGCTTCCGCGGCCAGTTGCGCGATCTCGACCTTGAGGGCTTCGTATTCGGCGCGTTTGCGCTGCAGGAAACGCGCGGTGATGCGGGCCTTCGCCTCGATGCCCTGCGGGGTGAGCAGGTAGGCGTAGGCGCGCTTGTTGTCGCTTCTGCGGAAGTTCTGCACCTTCACCCAGCCTTGGTCGATGATGGCGCGCATGCAGAAGTTGGTGCTGCCCAGGCTGATGCCGAGCGCCTTCGCCAGATCGCGCTGGGTGCCGTCGGGGTGCGCCTCGAGCTGCTTGAGGACGCGGTAGTGAAGGTCGTCGGTCATGGCGGTGGGCGTCGATGGTGCCGGGGGTGCGAGCGTTGGCGTCGGGTACGGGACGCGGAGTGTAGGCGCGAGTCCCGCGGTGCGAAGCGCGGGAGCGCGAGCGCCACCCGCGGGGGCCTCGTTCGGTGGTCCGGGAAGCGCCTGCGGCGGCGCTTCTGGCACGCTACCGCCCTACCCTGTCATGAATAGGCATCAAAAACAAAAGCATGGCGAAATTGCGTCGTCTTCCGTCTACCGGAAGGAAGGCGCATCCTATATCAGAGATTCCGCGACAACAAGGATCGCGCGCTGGGTGTAAACCCAAAGTCGTCATGTCCCCTTCGTGCAAAGCATGTGGGCTCGCCGGTTTGGCTCGCCAATGCTCGCGCCAAGGCGCTCGACGTCTTCGTTGACGATGGTGAGGGCCACTAACTCGCTCCCACGCTCTGCGTGGGAGTGTCGACCCGACGCTCTGCGTCGCGTGGCGCGGGGTGCAGCGCAGGCAGGGCGCGTCGGCAGGGTGGCCGACCGGGATCTGCACATCGTCTCGCAAGTCGGTTACGGTCCGCAAAGGGAAATAGGGGACGTACCACGGAATCATGCACCCGGCTAGGGAAAGGACTGGATCAATTGAAGACGCATTGAGCCACGTACCCTTCCGCTCCAGACCTTATTGAACGGTTACTCAGACATCGATGGCGATTTCCGGGAATGATCATCCCGGCCGTGCGTGTTGCCGATGCTTACCGGGCGACTAAAGTCGCCCCTTGTATGATCTGTTCTGAAGGGATT contains:
- a CDS encoding NAD/NADP-dependent octopine/nopaline dehydrogenase family protein, with product MTHAAADRDSEIAVLGAGSGGLALAGSLARRGFGVRLWNRDAERLQTLRDAGHIRLRGCLAADVPLPQCTTDLAEAVRGAALILVVTTADAHESIATRLAPLLEAGQCILLCPGRTGGAIVVRATIARLPCARGILVAEAQSLVYACRAEAACVNLIGTKALVPVAAYPAADIELVLRRVSPLFDCFQAAPTVLHTGLENIGAIFHPAIVLFNAAAIERGDGFYLYRDMTPCLAECLLALDRERIAIGAAFGIRLYSIFDWIKRAYPMTEGDTLCTRFRNNPAYSDILAPTALNSRLLTEDLPTGLVPMAALGAAAGIETPLMDALIDLGSAILGRDFRAEGRTLERLGLAGLSPSQITAQLS
- a CDS encoding ATP-grasp domain-containing protein, translated to MKILVLGGGPDQAALIRKLQATGHEVIFADYYERPPAVETGARHFCVSTLDEGAILDLAKVERVGKVLTSGTDPALVTGARVSAVLGLGFPVSPDIVDLVTHKGEMKRRLRDLGIPTAAPMVWHTQAGAALPTVVFPAVVKPCDCAGSLGVERVDNEEELRSALGRAREWSRTGQALVEAFVEGRELSIDAFVDQGIAQVLMITESEKLPELRQFPIVRSWHPALDSDSLIAEVQKIVQAIVDGFGIGVGPLLVQLIQSAQGLSVLEFGVRIAGGGKYAFVERVTGFDLLQAYVDVSFGTWRGPLQFAPGPAFAAMTYVYCHPGSYLEIDGLAELQADGVIDEAFLYKLPGAQIAGHTASRDRPLSYLCSAQTQAALVEKLTRAEQELRVLDDQGIDIRLRHPVTGMRGSRAA
- a CDS encoding class I SAM-dependent methyltransferase, yielding MTNAIHRRFEAGRDAVRWSPDRYDRYRVPTPQSIVETALRITRERPRLVVDVGAGTGLSTRCWAPVADDVIGIEPSDAMRAEAVKRTSLPNVHFQQGLGHSTGLADACVDIVSCSSALHWMNPEFFPAEVLRILRVGGVLCAFWHRYPHAIDAWVVSRAYQAFQSEVNRFTVSHSSALRSWAWPEATKTFRANAGFRYVEELAFHVEKSWTFETFIGWVNTIGALNAPLDVDSAADPRPALLAELMRTVEPYFAGNPLIFHLTYPTLIAVR
- a CDS encoding sulfotransferase family 2 domain-containing protein, giving the protein MVISHEFRFIFIKTAKVAGTSLELYLSTVLGANDTLTPFWEEEPTHQARGYRGRFNPTRELRKRITANRHLWHVGISRTLLDLVHADCFFENIPAWQIRARVPRKIWDNYYKFTIERNPWDKCVSRYFHSKGIYEKKYQSALSFGSWLRYFEGRLREPWTTRCWGSEAPYNFPRYADPWTDEILVDRVCRYETLNSDLTDVFRFLGVPFESLDRFRAKSSYRPVMQNTTELMNEEHIETIRSIFANEIALMGYRAPISDQCSEHEDEEIGSTSKHG
- a CDS encoding DegT/DnrJ/EryC1/StrS aminotransferase family protein, coding for MKPLSSDASNDACKTTNVYVTQPHLPPLEEFIPYLEQIWKNKILTNNGPFHRQFEQALCDWLGVEHLALFANGTLALVTALKALRISGEVITTPYSFVATAHSLLWNNITPVFVDIDPQTLNLDPTKIEAAITPQTTAILAVHCYGNPCDVEAIQTIADNYNLKVIYDAAHAFGVQCHCGSVLNHGDLSVLSFHATKVFNTFEGGAIICPDAKSKQHIDHLKNFGFVGETTVVAAGINGKMNEMQAALGLLQLQHIDSALVRRAEIASRYREAIDAIPGLSWVPSAGQRVANHAYFPILCGDDYPLSRDALYDKLKANGIHGRRYFYPLISDFPMYRGLPSAMASDLQVAADAAARVICLPIYPGLGDADQARIIDVLSP
- a CDS encoding ABC transporter ATP-binding protein, which gives rise to MSDTLIKVEGVSKKFCRSLKKSLWYGVQDLGNEIRGRRHGGKGELRADEFWAIRDVSFQVGRGECLGMIGKNGAGKSTLLKILTGLIKPDEGQVTLRGRIGSLIELGGGFNPLLSGRENIYIGGAIYGLSRAEMNAKIDEIISFSGIEEFINTPFGKYSSGMKVRLGFAVATHIDPDVLFLDEVLAVGDAGFRVKSYNKMKELIQKSAVIFVSHAMPLVARASTSVMLLNQGAVAYHGDSISHGIERYMDMFEGEKPEAAYCEGAVIDSAHVRSTHCRSSDDNEVVAIHHLDDLVLDLNLTVNEPCREFSIAFSIADKDMRSVAAFSTTHNGVRLINKGGALNLAIRIPECQLTDGEYFITILVSDSSPETIGINGMPSRLAEYRHWVKFKVRGLNSKHWVPFFLKGFVDVKEPE
- a CDS encoding AAA family ATPase, translating into MSLYAEILDWSMTLPLWQQDALRRLAADASAPTQKDIDELAALCHDGANGRASKVTTIPLNASHVPASAGTGPSVALSAVSDTQSVNAIANGQTLSFGLAGITAIYGDNGAGKSGCSRLLRQACHARGQSSGILPNVYHASPNTPTATIHYRVDNVDRQALWSAANSPAGAEDLGRVAVFDTRAASEFVEKDNGIFWMPGGLDLFMRLTGVVDAVRDHHQRALAAVATPQPLPELPADTAAARCLMGLDPTTPIGRIDALALTSQETAELQGLETLLAAPDPAALAIQHRQRAQRLRALATRIETLEESLGAAALQQLHAQRQAYEAALAAEQMLVGQTFTDTDLPGVGGAAWRTLWNAARAYAAAGATPDGHFPSAEPPGHCVLCNQPLSADARDRLTRFHQFVHADVAKQREEKASALRLRLQAIRVLPTRESGDPALVGEVAGQHPDGGSHLAALLDQAARLQQVIAGLSLEQPAWTLPEPLAPAWPAWLRQLADATQHEAQVAEQSAQPATRAAQTTRQRELAARKTLLAARGQIAAEIARLADQAAHKLALQTCTTTAISRKAGELTKTYVTDQLLQGFAAEARALRLPERVSYSPSRNEKGTTDQRVVLETADWAGRTATPVQVLSEGERRAVALAAFLAELGTRDDHSAIVLDDPVSSLDHDRRQAVAGRLAHCAADRQVIVFTHDLVFLHMLGAEAKACGVDITTREIRRSSAAAGHCAEHPPTKAMSIKALLGVLKTHQQTITAQDRNARFDAYARELPLGYGLLREAWERAVEELLFNQTVMRFDHRIQTQRLKTVHDISESISPPSTPA
- a CDS encoding MarR family EPS-associated transcriptional regulator codes for the protein MTDDLHYRVLKQLEAHPDGTQRDLAKALGISLGSTNFCMRAIIDQGWVKVQNFRRSDNKRAYAYLLTPQGIEAKARITARFLQRKRAEYEALKVEIAQLAAEAASHGQTNDATSKT